In Archangium violaceum, the following are encoded in one genomic region:
- a CDS encoding helix-turn-helix transcriptional regulator — MDEKMQRHLGEAARAARLRLGLTQAEVAKQVRLKPAVYGRIERGKMTPSVPSLRRICTVLDLSSDLLLSLAPRGEKGSAAKRSYEAAEPPELSRIIHLLRDWPPERLLLARKLLETAHSHFSK, encoded by the coding sequence ATGGATGAGAAGATGCAACGCCACCTGGGAGAGGCGGCCCGGGCTGCCCGCCTGCGGCTGGGACTCACGCAGGCCGAGGTCGCCAAGCAGGTCCGCCTCAAGCCCGCCGTTTATGGTCGGATTGAGCGCGGGAAGATGACGCCCAGCGTGCCCTCCTTGCGCCGCATCTGCACGGTCCTGGACCTCTCTTCGGACCTGCTCCTGTCACTGGCGCCTCGGGGTGAGAAGGGGTCGGCCGCCAAACGCTCCTACGAGGCGGCTGAGCCTCCGGAGCTGAGCCGCATCATCCACCTCCTGCGTGACTGGCCCCCAGAACGACTGCTCCTCGCTCGCAAATTGCTGGAGACGGCCCACTCCCACTTCTCCAAGTGA
- the tnpC gene encoding IS66 family transposase, protein MSRVMSGEAPGKKRTDVHGVAALLRGLLAEGQEEQAIELVVGLLTQLVEKNAELELRLLKAMRQRFGRTSEKLSAEQLSLFLTQLGQEDASAQQAQAATLGVGDAGIAQGALPPSEPPNKESRKKERKGHGRRPLPSHLPCEQRVHQPPPEALRCEACGRDKTRCGEEKSETLEWVPGHFKVIEEVRPKYACRPCGDGLVVAPPADRVIEGGLPGPGLVAHVLVSKYKDHLPLHRLSGLYARHGVQLRTSTLSDWVAAGADLLQPLAREVGRRALASHVLQSDDTHLKVLDREHPNGLKRGHMWVYLGDSTWAAFVYTPDWKQEGPLSFLEGREGWLLVDGYKGYDKLFAREGATAVEVGCWSHARRYFVEALEAGDTRAALPLSLIGRLFEVEREADARQVDEAERLRRRDTLSRAVTEQLGRWVAETYDREPPKSPLAQACRYTINQWQALTRFMQDARLPLHNNASELRLREIAVGRKNYLFAGSDAGAERAACVYTLVATCVLAGVEPWADLADVLEKLARGWPQRRLEEPLPRRPERGPSRSGWVERPLSHPRRPSAPLRRADTARC, encoded by the coding sequence ATGTCGCGCGTCATGAGCGGCGAGGCCCCCGGCAAGAAGAGGACGGACGTGCACGGCGTGGCGGCGCTGCTGCGGGGGCTGCTGGCCGAGGGCCAGGAGGAGCAGGCCATTGAGCTGGTGGTGGGGCTGCTGACGCAACTGGTGGAGAAGAACGCCGAGTTGGAGCTACGCCTGCTCAAGGCGATGCGCCAGCGGTTTGGCCGCACCAGCGAGAAGCTGTCGGCCGAGCAACTCTCGCTGTTTCTGACACAGCTGGGGCAGGAGGACGCCAGTGCCCAGCAGGCGCAGGCGGCGACGCTTGGTGTCGGGGACGCTGGCATCGCGCAGGGCGCCCTACCCCCGTCCGAGCCGCCCAACAAGGAGTCACGAAAGAAGGAGCGCAAGGGACACGGGCGCCGCCCGCTGCCCTCCCACCTGCCGTGCGAGCAGCGCGTCCACCAGCCTCCGCCCGAGGCGCTGCGGTGCGAGGCGTGCGGGCGGGACAAGACGCGCTGTGGCGAGGAGAAGAGCGAGACGCTGGAGTGGGTGCCCGGCCACTTCAAGGTGATTGAGGAGGTGCGTCCCAAGTACGCCTGCCGGCCGTGTGGCGACGGGCTGGTGGTGGCACCTCCCGCCGACAGGGTGATTGAGGGGGGATTGCCAGGGCCGGGCCTGGTGGCGCACGTGCTGGTGTCCAAATACAAGGACCACCTGCCGCTGCACCGGCTGAGCGGCCTCTACGCGCGCCACGGCGTGCAGCTGCGCACCTCCACGCTCTCGGATTGGGTGGCCGCGGGAGCCGACCTCCTCCAGCCGCTGGCGCGGGAGGTGGGCCGCAGGGCGCTGGCCTCGCACGTGCTGCAGAGCGACGACACGCACCTCAAGGTGCTCGACAGGGAGCACCCCAACGGACTCAAGCGCGGGCACATGTGGGTATACCTGGGGGACAGCACCTGGGCGGCCTTCGTCTACACGCCGGACTGGAAGCAGGAGGGGCCGCTGTCCTTTCTGGAGGGGCGTGAGGGCTGGTTGCTGGTGGACGGGTACAAGGGCTACGACAAACTGTTTGCTCGTGAGGGTGCCACCGCGGTGGAGGTGGGGTGCTGGAGTCATGCCCGGCGCTACTTCGTGGAGGCCTTGGAAGCCGGGGACACACGCGCGGCGCTGCCGCTCTCGCTCATCGGCCGGCTCTTCGAGGTGGAGCGCGAAGCCGACGCGCGGCAAGTGGACGAGGCCGAGCGGCTGCGCAGGCGCGACACGCTCTCACGCGCTGTGACGGAGCAACTGGGGCGCTGGGTAGCCGAAACCTACGACCGGGAGCCGCCCAAGAGTCCGCTGGCCCAGGCGTGTCGCTACACCATCAATCAGTGGCAGGCGCTGACGCGCTTCATGCAGGACGCGCGCCTGCCGCTGCACAACAACGCCTCGGAACTGCGGCTACGGGAAATCGCCGTCGGCAGGAAGAACTATCTGTTCGCCGGCAGCGACGCGGGAGCCGAGCGCGCCGCGTGCGTGTACACGCTGGTGGCCACGTGCGTGCTGGCCGGAGTCGAGCCGTGGGCGGACCTGGCCGACGTGCTGGAGAAGCTCGCCCGCGGCTGGCCCCAGCGTCGGCTCGAGGAACCGCTCCCGCGGCGACCTGAGCGCGGCCCCTCCCGGTCAGGGTGGGTGGAGCGCCCGTTATCACATCCTCGCCGTCCCTCTGCACCGCTCCGCCGAGCGGATACTGCGCGGTGTTGA